The window TTTTGCTGGCTTAACAGCGCCAGATCGATGCCGTTGACCTGGTTCTGCAGCAGAGTGGCCAGCAGTTTTTTCTGCGCGGGCGTAAAGCCGGGCAGATCGAGATGGCGCACCAGATAGGCCGAATGCTGTGGAGCCTGGCGGAAGTCGACGCTCAGGCCAATTTCATGGATTAAACAGGCACTTTCCAGCAGGTCGCGGCTCAGGTCGTCCAGCTTCCAGCCGTGGCTGACCTGGCGGGTGAAACTTTCTGCCAGCTGGCGCACCCGTTCCGCCTGCTCCACATCGATAGCGAAGCGGCGCTGAATATTGTGCAGGGTACGCTTGCGGATATCGCGATCGACCGGCAGATGCAGCATGCCGTACACCAGGCCTTCGCGCAGTGCGCCGCCGGCCAGCGTCATGCTGCTGATATTCAGCTCGGTGAAAATGGCAATCAGGATAGACAGCCCGCTCGGGAATACCAGAGCACGCTCCAGCGTCAGGCCTTCGATTTCCAGCTCTTCCAGCTTTCCGCACTGAATGGCACGCTGTTTAAGCTGCTGCAGCTTGTTCAGGGTGATGCGTTCATCCATTCCCTGCGCCATCATGATTTCCTGCAGCGCCTGCACGGTGCCGGAAGCGCCCACGCACACCTGCCAGCCGTGTTCACGCAGAACGCCCGCTATCGGGCGGATCATTTCACGGGCAGCTTCTTCGGCCTGAGCGAAATTCTCTTTTCCCAGATGGCGATCGGTAAAATAACGCTCCAGCCAGGTGACGCAGCCCATCGACAGGCTGAACAGCGAGGTCGTCTGCGAACCTTTGCCGGTGACCAGTTCCGTACTGCCGCCGCCAATATCAACGACCAGGCGTTTATCGGAACCGCCAGTCGTATGGGCGACGCCCTGATAAATCAGCCGGGCTTCCTCCTCACCGCTGATCACATTGATCGGGCAGTTGAGGATTTTCCTGGCCTTAACCAGAAAGCTGTCGGCGTTGACGGCGATACGCAGCGTGGCGGTGGCCACGACGCGAATTTGCTCGGGGGGAATATCCTGCAGCTGTTCTGAAAACAGCCGCAGACACTGCCAGCCACGCTCCATGGCTTCTTCCGAGAGATGGCTGCTGCCGTCAAGACCGGCAGCCAGACGCACTTTACGCTTGATGCGGGCAATGGTCTGGATACTGCCAGCCACCTCGCGCACCACCAACA is drawn from Erwinia sp. SLM-02 and contains these coding sequences:
- the gppA gene encoding guanosine-5'-triphosphate,3'-diphosphate diphosphatase translates to MLSASSLYAAIDLGSNSFHMLVVREVAGSIQTIARIKRKVRLAAGLDGSSHLSEEAMERGWQCLRLFSEQLQDIPPEQIRVVATATLRIAVNADSFLVKARKILNCPINVISGEEEARLIYQGVAHTTGGSDKRLVVDIGGGSTELVTGKGSQTTSLFSLSMGCVTWLERYFTDRHLGKENFAQAEEAAREMIRPIAGVLREHGWQVCVGASGTVQALQEIMMAQGMDERITLNKLQQLKQRAIQCGKLEELEIEGLTLERALVFPSGLSILIAIFTELNISSMTLAGGALREGLVYGMLHLPVDRDIRKRTLHNIQRRFAIDVEQAERVRQLAESFTRQVSHGWKLDDLSRDLLESACLIHEIGLSVDFRQAPQHSAYLVRHLDLPGFTPAQKKLLATLLQNQVNGIDLALLSQQNAVPPRVAERLCRLLRLAIIFSSRRRDNTLPAVRLQADDDTLNLTLPAGWLRAHPLRAELLEQEVHWQSYVHWNLTVV